The Lolium rigidum isolate FL_2022 chromosome 1, APGP_CSIRO_Lrig_0.1, whole genome shotgun sequence region CATAAGCCATTTGGAGAGCAAGCCTTACCATATGTCAACCCAGTGCCAAGGTAAACAAAGATAGACGAGATATTGCTTTGCCTGCAAGAGAATAGGAGAATAGCAAAGCTTCATCAAACGAAAGATAGGTAGGTGAAGTAGATAACAAGTTAGAGATCACTTCATGCAATTTGGTAATGCAAGACAAAATTATAAGGACAAAGCTCTTAGTGACAGTTAGTAAATGTTTACCAGCACCCAAGTTGTTGTACTTGGCTACATAGTGTGTGATGGAGGATGCAAGAGGCAAAGAAATAGGATTGAAATGTCTCACCTTCTACCTACCAGACCGCGGGGCTCGGCCTGGAAGCTCTCTCTGCACCCCAAGGGGAAATCAGAAAGGAAACTGCAAATAGAACACAAGATGGCACAACATATAGGTTAATTACAGATATGTAAGAAAAACACTATTAAAGAAAGTAAACCCTTACGCAATATGAAGAACATTGTATATAGCAGGAATGCCAGATGATTAATCTGGAGCACCAGAAGGGTGTAAACCTTGTCAAGAAAACCCTATAACTGAATCATATAATGTCTTGTTCATGCGAAGAAACATACCTCTTGAGACGAGCAGAGAAGCACGACCAGCAAGTAATTTTAACATTTAAATTGGCAGGCAAGATCatgtgatttacttggtattTAGTACATAATACTCTAAAAGTTGAGGCTGAAATGACAAATGAATACATGGGCTTGCTATATAAAAAATCCCCAAACCTGAATTTATGCATGGAACTGAACAATGTTGAAAGCCTAAATCCTAAATCATTGTATACAAGAACCAAAGCTGATTATGCATGAAACTGAACAATGCTAAAATTCTGGAGCCTAGCTTCTCCACAGAAGAATATTGGTACATATGTTATTTAATCTAGTGCACATATAGCTTAATTATGTCAATGGAAAGATAACTGCGTAGATAACCACGACTGATATATAGgcgctgcacaagaacattttaTCTTTAGCATTTGCCCATACATATCTATTGCCGCATTGGCCATTTAGCTCACAGGAAAAGCAACTCGAGTAAAAAGCTTAAAACCTCATATATTAGTAAAGAATTGTCAGATTTGCTGAAAAAACTCATTCAGGCTTCAAAATCAAGGGTGTAATGTATAGTAATCTCAAATATGATTATTTGGAAAGAAAATACATATGGAAGTGGAATTCAAAGGATAAATTGTGAAAAAAGACTACCGGGCAACAATTTATGAAGTAGTAACTCAAGCAACATGTAGAGAACGCCATCAAAAAGACATCAATCAGCTATGGTTCCTTTTTAGATTATTCTCACCTGGAAAAACAAAATTAGAGGATAAGCTCCCACCACTTTGTGACTAATAATGGCACTTGATACTACTTCCACAACTACTGTTTATTGAATTAAATATTATTCACCAACACAGAATGCACATGTAGTAGGAATCGTTTAGTTAGGTGAATGTAGGGGTTGCCAAGAATCAAGCGAGATACAACAACTATATATCGACAGATCACGTTGTCAAAAAATATACTGACAGACCTCATCGGTTCACACCCCTTCTCTCGTTCAGCGGCATCAAGGGGCATCCGGGTAGTGTGGAGCTGAGGACGGTGATAGCTACTACGGGCACTCCCTCGGCTCGCACCCTATGCTCCTCCATTCCCTGCCACCCCGCCCTCGTCCATGAGAAAGAGGGGGGAAAGGAGAGTGAGAGTAGAGAGACGGAGAGGAAAATACAGAGAGAGGAGGGAGAACCAAACCTGAACCAATTCAGCCCGTACACTGAAACAACATATGACCAGCTCGGCCTCACCTCCTCCATCTCCGCAACCCAAGGATCCCACTCAACCAcatcctcgcctccatggccgtgGAGCCACCCGGTTGCTTCCTCTTCTTTACCCGACGCTGCTGCCCCAAGACCTGATCCTCCGTGATGGGCTCCTGCCCTCGCTCCGGTGGACGCTCCCCGCGTCCTCGTCCGGGCCGCTCCCGTCGCTCGACGCGCTGCCTtccgccggccgccgcagctTGCTCGGGGTCCTTGACGCGGCATGCCCCATCGGCGCCGGCAACTCCACCGTCACGTCGTTCccttcgccgcccgcgccgccggcctATTCCTCCTCGGCGCCTCCTCTCGCCCGCCGCTCACCCTCTGCGCCGCCACCATTCACCGGGATGCGCTCGACTCGGAGCAGCAAGAACGGGAGATATTTGGAAGGAGGAAGGAGACGAATGATTGGAGGATGGGAGAGGATGTGGATTCaccgatctaggttttcaccccACAGAAAAACGAAGGCGACGCGAGTGAGCAGTAACTAATGCCTCTCGCAGCCGGCCCCGCACGAATCCAGGCCCAGACGTCATACACCCTCAACGAGCAGCGGTGGGTGAGAAAAGATTCACTGAATCGGACGGCTGTAGGTAAAAGTGAGAACCAAAATTACTGTGCTGGGTGAAACGAACGGACCAGATGGATTTTCCCCCTTTGGATAGCTTGGTTGGCCGGGTAGTGTTTCAACATTTATAGGAAGAATCTAGAAAATTAGAAAGTACATCCTTCAAATAAGTGTGGCAACTTCATCTAATTATAGATGTACCTAGATACATTTTAATATCTAGACACATCGATATCTAGATAAAGCTGCTACACTTACTTTAAGGTAATTACACTTTTAGATCTTAAAGTTACCCTGACCGGATTCAAAAACATGTTTTTTTTAGGGAGAAAAAACCCGCTATATGAGAATTGAGAATAGACCAATTCCAGCCCATATGTGAACTGAGTTCAGTATACCATCATAGCCAGTGGCCCAGTGGCTTGGAAAAGCCCGTTGTTGGTACAGAAATCCGCTCCCATCGACCATCGTTCCCCGGCGGCGAACACCCCCTCTCTTCCCGGTGGCGGGGACGACAGCAAGAAAGCCGGCATGAGCGTATTCGGCGGCGATAGCTGGGCGCGTGAATCTCAGCAGCGCAAGCGCCGCCTGGACGACCTCATGCTCCCTGCcgcggccacctccccctcatcTTCCTCTCCGTCTGCATCTGGTTCCTTCAAGAGGCTCTCAAGCGGCAAGTTCGCCTGCCTCGTCTGCCCCCACCGCCCCGTCCTCGACTCCTCTCTCATGCTCTCGGTAAGCCAGTAGGTCCCTCGGAATTATTCTCCCTAATCCGTCGTTGTTGATTTTGTTTAGATTGTAGATGATCCATGCTTCATGGTTTCGTGTGTCTGTAACCGATGCGTCATGCGTTAGTCACAATTGCCTCGTGCGTGCTCATATGTCTTCCGTTAGCATAAGCTGGTATTTGGCCATTCGGGTGATCGCGTCACGATATGTGTCACACATACTCCTGTTTAGAAAAGAGTTCAGAATTCAGATTGATTTTGGACTTCAGTGGCCGTACGCCACTGTGGCACTACGAGTGACCTCTTCGGTGTAGATAAAACTGATGTAAAGtttcagtggcggagcttgaagaATAACCATGGGTGGGCCAGCCTACAAGAAAACCTAAAAAAAATGTTGTCAAACATTCCACTTCTCTAAGGCCCTTTCCATTGTTGTTACAATTTGTAAAATTGGAAAATAAATTCCGAAAGATCAATTTTGGACTTCAGTGGCCTGTACGCCACTACAGCACTACAAGTGACCTCTTCGGTGTAGATAAAACTGATGTAAAGGTATTTTCAGTGGCAGTGCGTGCTAGAATTCAAGTGTTGTGTTGTCAATGCTTCACAATGACTTAAACGTATAGAGATTTATGTCTAAAATATAAATAGTTTGAGTTTGGGCAAGGTGTGATGTCATCTGATATCAAAGCATTATGTGTAAGTGTTAAAAAAAATGGGCCAATATGCCGATTTGTCGTGAATCGTGGGGTAAGTGATAAGATTACAGCATATTGGCCGAATTTATCGCCTGAGGCCGATATATTGGTATGACGGACGGTTTTTTCGGTCGATATAGCTCGGGTTTCACCACTTATCGGGTATCTTAGTTCAGTTTATCGGTGTGTCAGCCGATTTATCGGCCTGTAGTCTTGTCGAACTATACATTAGCTCAATTTTTGCCATTTTTGTTAATTCAAAGGCAAGGGCTCAAGTCTCAAGGTAGTACTTGTGTCCAATACTCCAATGTTGTTTTCACACAGTATATTTTAGTTTTTTTAGTGCTGGGTAAATAGTCGATCGATAAATCGATTAATTGGCTGTGCCATGCCACAATTCTGTCGTGCTATGCGGCTCTATTCTGTCGGCTGAACCCACTAACCACCACTTGTTATTTTGTCGAGCTATGCGGCTATATTCTGTCGCACTAAATTTCATGCGCCACAGGTATTATCACGTCTTTGCGTCTAAGATAAACCCAGCCTGCATGGACCTTGCAAAATCTTTTTTATGAAGCATCTGTGGAATTTCATGCTATGTGAGTCGTAGGTGCAATGGGTGTTGTTGGTCTAAGAAATTTAAGTACCTTGTGAGCCCAATTCTGGCTTATTTTTCAATGAAAGGAATTGAATTTTTCTTTTAGAAACACAACAGCATTGCTTTTCATATATTAAGATAGGATGAACAAAAACTGAAGGAGCTTTTAGCGTAACGCAAAACGAAGagaaaagttaaaaaaaaaagcAGCACAAAAAGAAAAGGGTAACTAGAGCTAACTATCTGAACATACACAGGACGTAACAGAGGTAACGATCCACTCAGCCTGGGTCTTCGGTGTTCGAGTTAGTCCTTGCGCCCGAGCCCACAGAGTGGCTCATCAATAATCTGACGATAAATCTGCCGCACTGAACAAAAGCGGCTGTTGAAAATGCACGCGTTACGTTCCTTCCACAGTGACCACCATATGAGGATGACAAGAGTGTTCCAATGCTTGTGGACTTGGCACGGGAAGCGTTTGGAGTTGGAAGTGCACCAATCAGACAGGGATGTAGTTGCAACGTCGGCGCCATCTCAGGTTGGAGCTCCGCATGCATCAACATCTGCTTCCAACTCCAATAGTGAAAGGGCAGGAGGCCAGCATGTGAGGTGCAGTTTCAGGTCGGCTGAAGCACAATTGGCAAGTGGAGCAGAAATGCCATCCCTTCTTGGCGGTTGTCTGCAGTTTTAGCTTTCCCTTGGATCGCCATCCAAGCAAAGAAGCGTGATTTGAGGGGAGCGAAGGTATTCCATATAAGGCCTTATTCGTTTAATCCATGCGAGCTATGGATTGATATATGGATTGTGGCCCactcctggatgcccagcccaGCAATGTACCTTTTCCACCGAACAAAATCATGGTCTTCGTTTACTCCCGGACGGTATAATTTGCCCGACCAATCCCGTCAATCTTGCACAACTCGGTATGGAAAGAAATAATCCCCACACTACCTGTGGAATAATTTCCATGACGTGAGGCACAGATTGGTCCTGCTCCCTTCATCTCCCCTGCCATTTTTAACCATGCACAGAAGAGGCATAAACGAATATGCTCCGGAAGACAAGGATTATAGATGGGATCGACGGAAGGGGATTAGCAAGGATTGGGTGACAGCTCTGGATTAACGCAAGCCGTGTCTGGATCATATCCATGCTGGGATTCAATCGCTTGTAACCGATCGAGGTCTAATACAGCACATCCCCACAAACTCCAAGCTATAGACAGGTTTGACAGGGAACTCCCCATTTGCATTCCAGTGCCAAGATAAACTGTCAGGATGAGTCAGATCAAGTTGAAAGGAGTGAATCTTTTCCCATATCCAAATGAATTCCTGCAGAACTTCTCTTTTCCCATATCCAAAGGAATAGAATGACAAGTTGGTCCTTGGATTTCCTCTTTTTTTAGTTTCCCTTAGAAAGTATATTCTACGATGAGAAACCTAGGAGCAGTATGAACCTTTTGTTTTTTGGTTCATCTGGTCGAACGATTTAAATTGTTACCACATGTTATTTGATTTTCATTGCGTTTTAAATGAACAGATGCACATCAAAGGTTCACGTCACATTGCAGCAGAATCTAGGCTAAGGGAGAAAGAATTATCAAGGCAGCAAGAGATAAGCAAGAGATTGGCCCTTTCTTCAGTACCTTCCGTTTCAAAGTACAGCAGTAATCAACATCCTAGTGTTAGGGCTGGTGATATGAAAGAAAAGCCATTAATTGAGCAGACTCGAAGGGCTATTTTGGAAGCACAGTCAACCAGATTCAACAACTTCAGTGCCACCAAGGAATCTCATGACTTGAAGAGGACGGGAAATGCTTTGTACCGTTATTCCCAGGTTGCTCATTCTGGTGTTCCATTGGAAGAATGTGCTGAAAATACCGCGTCTGTTGAATCTAAAAATATTGAAGGAGGGCCGTTTACAGACAATGAAACACCAAGGAAGGTGCTTTCAGAGTGGGAAGTAGATATTAAAAAACGCCAGGAGCAAGAACTCAGGTTCACCGCTTCAGGATGGAAACGGGACTGCCATGGAAAATGGTACAAAGATGAAGATGTGAGTATTTCCTTGGCCTGGTACTGTCTTTCGTTAAGCTAACAGTATATATAAGACTGATTCTTTTGCTTCTGTATGTTGTTAAGCCTGTTTACACTTGAGGCTGAAGCCTCGTAGTGTGCATCACATTGTCAGCCAGTGTACATCAGTCATCACACTGTTGTGGCTGACAGTTAAAGTGGTATCAATAGATATAATACTGTACATGATTTGTTCTACCAGAGTCCAGGTAGAATATATATTCTTCCCTGCTCTATATGATCCAAACTTGTACCAGTGTATTCTACACACCATATATATATTAAACATCCCTTGCTGGTTTACAGGTTGAATTTGACTCGGACGAAGATGATCCTAACATCTTCCTCGGCTAAGCATACAGGAAGACATTCTGGAtgctttagaaacaccaaattgtcGTTTAAATTCCAGATGAAAGCCAATCAAACCCAAGACT contains the following coding sequences:
- the LOC124682362 gene encoding sodium channel modifier 1-like isoform X2 gives rise to the protein MSVFGGDSWARESQQRKRRLDDLMLPAAATSPSSSSPSASGSFKRLSSGKFACLVCPHRPVLDSSLMLSMHIKGSRHIAAESRLREKELSRQQEISKRLALSSVPSVSKYSSNQHPSVRAGDMKEKPLIEQTRRAILEAQSTRFNNFSATKESHDLKRTGNALYRYSQVAHSGVPLEECAENTASVESKNIEGGPFTDNETPRKVLSEWEVDIKKRQEQELRFTASGWKRDCHGKWYKDEDVEFDSDEDDPNIFLG
- the LOC124682362 gene encoding sodium channel modifier 1-like isoform X1; translated protein: MSVFGGDSWARESQQRKRRLDDLMLPAAATSPSSSSPSASGSFKRLSSGKFACLVCPHRPVLDSSLMLSMHIKGSRHIAAESRLREKELSRQQEISKRLALSSVPSVSKYSSNQHPSVRAGDMKEKPLIEQTRRAILEAQSTRFNNFSATKESHDLKRTGNALYRYSQVAHSGVPLEECAENTASVESKNIEGGPFTDNETPRKVLSEWEVDIKKRQEQELRFTASGWKRDCHGKWYKDEDVSISLAWLNLTRTKMILTSSSAKHTGRHSGCFRNTKLSFKFQMKANQTQD